In the genome of Bacteroides mediterraneensis, the window GTTTAGGTGTAGACCCTCGTAAGGCTAACCAGATGGTAAGAGGTGTGGTATCTCTTCCTCATGGTACAGGTAAACAGGTACGTGTGCTTGTTCTGTGTACACCGGATGCTGAAGCTGCTGCAAAAGAAGCTGGTGCTGACTATGTTGGTCTTGATGAATATATTGAAAAGATCAAAGGTGGATGGACTGATATTGATGTGATCATCACTATGCCGTCTATCATGGGTAAGATTGGTGCGCTGGGTCGTGTGCTCGGTCCTCGTGGATTGATGCCGAACCCGAAAAGCGGTACTGTAACTATGGATGTAGCTAAAGCTGTTAAGGAAGTTAAGCAAGGTAAGATTGACTTTAAGGTTGACAAGAGCGGTATCGTTCATACTTCAATCGGTAAGGTGTCTTTCACTGCTGACCAGATCCGTGAAAATGCGAAAGAATTTATCGCTACTATCATCAAACTGAAACCGACCACAGCTAAAGGTACTTATATTAAGAGTATTTATCTTTCAAGTACTATGAGTAAGGGTATCAAGATTGACCCGAAATCAGTAGACGAAATCTAATAATTAAGGAGGAATCATGAGAAAGGAAGATAAAGGCGTAATTATTGGTCAGTTGGCTGATACCGTAAAGCAATACGGACATTTTTACTTGGTAGACACAACTGCAATGGATGCAGCTGCTACCAGTGACCTTCGTAAGAAATGTTTCAAAGCAGGTATCAAACTGATGGTTGTGAAGAATTCTTTGCTTCACAAAGCTTTGATGAGCTTGGATGTAGACTACTCACCCTTGTTCGATTCTTTGAAGGGTACTACTTCAGTAATGTTTTGCGAAACAGCTAATGTGCCTGCAAAACTGTTGAAGGAATATAAGGACAGCGTTCCGACCCTGAAAGCTGCTTATGCAGAAGAAGGATTCTATGTGGGTGCAGATCAGTTGGAAGCTCTCGCAACAATCAAGAGCAAGAACGAAGTCATTGCAGACATTGTGGCTTTGCTGCAGTCTCCTGCAAAGAACGTTATCTCGGCTCTTCAATCAGGTGGCAACACCATTCACGGTGTTCTTCAGACTTTGGCAGAACGTGCAGAATAATGGCACGCTGCGCATGAGTCAAGAAACCAAAACAACTTTAATATTTAAATAGTACAAACAATTAAATTTCATACAAAAATGGCAGATTTGAAAGCTTTTGCAGAACAATTAGTTAACTTGACAGTAAAAGAAGTTAATGAACTTGCAACTATCCTTAAAGAAGAATATGGTATTGAACCTGCTGCTGCAGCTGTAGCTGTTGCTGCTGGTCCTGCTGCTGCTGGTGCAGCTGCTGCTGAAGAAAAAACTTCATTCGATGTAGTTTTGAAGAGCGCAGGTGCTGCTAAACTGCAGGTTGTTAAGGCAGTGAAAGAAGCTTGTGGTCTTGGCTTGAAAGAAGCAAAAGACTTGGTTGACGGTGCTCCTAGCACAGTAAAAGAAGGTTTGGCTAAAGACGAAGCTGAATCTTTGAAGAAAACTTTGGAAGAAGCTGGAGCTGAAGTTGAACTTAAATAAGATTATCCTGTAAATCAGGTAGTTCGGTTAAGAGTCCTCTGTAAAGAGGATTCTTAACCTTTTTGCGTCTATATTAAGTTCACTAGGTTTCAATTGTCGGAACTGTGAGAGTTCCCCGACTGTAATTATCCTAGGTTTTACATTTTAAACTCCATACAGATGTCTTCAGAAACTCAAAATCAACGAATTAATTTTGCTTCTATCAAGAATCCGATGCAGTATCCGGATTTTCTGGAAGTACAGTTGAAGTCATTTCAGGACTTCTTACAATTAGATACCCCACCCGAAAAGCGAAAGAACGACGGTTTGTATAAGGTATTTGCGGAAAATTTCCCGATTGCAGATACACGCAACAACTTCGTGCTCGAGTTCCTTGACTACTATATCGATCCGCCTCACTATACCATCGACGATTGTCTGGAACGTGGATTGACTTATAGTGTTCCCTTGAAAGCCAAACTGAAGCTTTATTGTACCGACCCCGATCACGAAGATTTTGATACAGTGATTCAGGATGTGTATCTGGGTCCTATCCCTTATATGACTCCGAAAGGCACTTTCGTCATTAACGGTGCAGAGCGTGTTGTAGTATCTCAGCTTCATCGTTCACCGGGTGTATTCTTTGGACAAAGCATCCATGCGAATGGAACGAAATTGTATTCTGCCCGAATTATCCCATTCAAAGGATCTTGGATTGAGTTCGCTACGGATATCAACAATGTGATGTATGCGTACATCGACCGTAAGAAGAAGCTTCCGGTAACTACGTTGTTGAGAGCTGTAGGATTTGAAAATGACAAGGACATCCTTGAAATTTTCAACTTGGCTGAGGATGTAAAGGTTAACAAGACGAACCTGAAGAAAATCATCGGACGTAAGCTGGCTGCCCGTGTGTTGAAGACATGGACGGAAGATTTTGTGGATGAAGATACTGGTGAAGTAGTTTCTATTGAACGTAACGAGGTGGTTATCGACCGTGAGACGGTCATTGAACCTGAACACATCGACTTGATCATTGAATCGGGTGTACAGAATATCCTCGTTCACAATGAAGAGGCGAATGCTTCCGATTATTCAATTATTTTCAACACTTTGCAGAAAGACCCGAGTAACTCGGAAAAAGAAGCGGTGTTGTATATCTATCGTCAGTTGCGTAATGCAGACCCTGCAGATGATGCAAGTGCGCGTGAGGTAATCAACAACCTGTTCTTCTCTGAAAAACGTTACGATTTGGGTGATGTGGGTCGTTACCGGATCAACAAGAAGTTGAATCTGGATACTCCGATGGATGTCAGAGTGTTGACAAAACAAGATATTATCGAGATTATCAAATATCTCATCGAGTTGATTAACTCAAAGGCAGACGTGGATGATATTGACCACTTGAGCAACCGTCGTGTTCGTACGGTGGGTGAGCAGTTGTCAAATCAGTTCGCTATCGGTCTAGCTCGTATGTCTCGTACGATTCGTGAACGTATGAATGTACGCGACAACGAAGTGTTCACTCCGATTGACTTGATCAATGCGAAGACAATTTCGTCTGTCATCAACTCATTCTTCGGTACCAATGCCTTGTCACAGTTCATGGACCAGACCAACCCGCTGGCTGAAATTACACACAAACGTCGTTTGTCTGCCTTGGGTCCTGGTGGTTTGTCACGTGACCGTGCCGGTTTCGAGGTGCGAGACGTACACTACACTCACTATGGTCGTCTGTGTCCGATTGAAACTCCTGAAGGTCCGAACATCGGTTTGATTTCTTCTTTGTGTGTCTATGCAAAGATTAACGAACTGGGATTCATCGTGACTCCTTACCGTAAGGTGAAGGACGGAGTGGTAGATTTGTCAAATGAAGGTATCGAATACCTTTCTGCAGAGGAAGAGGAAGACAAGATTATTGCACAGGGTAATGCACCGTTGAACGATGACGGTACATTCATCCGCGATAAAGTAAAGGCACGCCGTGATGCCGATTATCCGGTGGTTACACCTGACCAGGTAGAACTGATGGACGTGGCTCCTCAGCAGATTGCTTCTATCGCCGCTTCTTTGATTCCGTTCTTGGAACACGATGACGCGAACCGTGCATTGATGGGTTCTAACATGATGCGCCAGGCGGTTCCTTTGTTGAAGACAGAAGCTCCGATTGTGGGTACAGGTATTGAAAAACAGTTGTGTGAAGATTCACGTACGCAGATTGCCGCAGAAGGTGACGGTGTGGTTGACTTCGTAGATGCAACGACTATCCGTATTCTGTATGACCGTACGGAAGATGAAGAATTCGTAAGCTTCGAACCGGCGTTGAAAGAATATCGTATTCCGAAATTCCGTAAGACCAACCAGAGCATGACCATCGACTTGCGCCCGATCTGTAACAAGGGACAGCGCGTGAAGAAGGGTGATATCCTGACTGAAGGTTACTCTACTGCGAACGGTGAACTGGCTTTGGGTAAGAACTTGTTGGTTGCTTACATGCCGTGGAAGGGTTACAATTACGAGGATGCCATCGTTTTGAACGAACGTGTGGTACGTGAGGATATCCTGACTTCTGTACATGTGGATGAATATATCTTGGAAGTACGTGAAACCAAACGTGGTATGGAAGAGCTGACTTCTGATATTCCGAATGTCAGCGAAGAAGCTACCAAAGATTTGGATGAAAACGGTATCGTACGTGTCGGTGCTCGTATCGAACCGGGTGACATCTTGATTGGTAAGATTACTCCGAAGGGTGAATCAGATCCTTCTCCGGAAGAGAAACTGTTGCGCGCCATCTTTGGTGACAAGGCTGGCGACGTGAAGGATGCTTCTCTGAAGGCTTCTCCGTCACTGCGTGGTGTGGTTATCGGCAAGAAACTGTATTCACGTGTAATCAAGACACGTAGCGAAAAGAATGCAGACAAGGCAATCCTGCCGAAACTGAATGAAGAATTTGAAGAAAAAGCTGCGGCTCTGAAGACTATCCTGATTGACAAATTGTTGGTTTTGACTGCCGATAAGGTTTCTCAGGGTGTGAAAGATTATCTGGGAACAGAAGTCATTGCCAAAGGAGCCAAGTTTACTAAATATGATCTGGAGTCATTGGATTACACTGTGATTCAGTTGAGCAAATGGACAGCAGATGCGCACAAGAACGACATGATCCGTGACCTTATCATGAATTATTTGAAGAAATACAAGGAGTTGGATGCCGAACTGAAGCGTAAGAAGTTCGCGTTGACTATCGGTGACGAACTGCCTTCAGGTATTATTCAGATGGCGAAGGTTTACATCGCCAAGAAACGTAAGATTGGTGTCGGTGATAAGATGGCCGGTCGTCACGGTAACAAGGGTATCGTTTCACGTGTAGTACGTCAGGAAGACATGCCGTTCTTGGCTGACGGTACTCCGGTAGATATCGTATTGAATCCGTTGGGTGTGCCTTCTCGTATGAACATCGGTCAGATTTTCGAAGCTGTATTGGGACGTGCCGGAAAAGAATTGGGCGTGAAGTTTGCTACTCCTATCTTTGATGGTGCTACCTTGGAAGATTTGGATAAATGGACAGACAAAGCCGGACTGCCACGTTATTGCAAGACTTATTTGTATGATGGTGGTACAGGTGAACAGTTCGACCAGCCGGCTACGGTAGGTGTGACTTACATGTTGAAACTGGGTCACATGGTTGAAGACAAGATGCACGCCCGTTCAATCGGTCCGTACTCTTTGATTACGCAGCAGCCGCTTGGTGGTAAAGCTCAGTTCGGTGGTCAGCGTTTCGGAGAAATGGAGGTTTGGGCCATCGAAGCCTTCGGTGCGGCTCATGTACTTCAGGAAATTCTGACAATCAAGTCGGATGACGTGGTTGGACGTTCTAAGGCATACGAAGCAATTGTGAAAGGTGAACCAATGCCTACTCCGGGTATTCCTGAATCTCTCAACGTATTGTTGCACGAACTTAGAGGTCTGTGCTTGAGCATTACGCTGGAATAACTTTTTCAACTGAAGAATGGGGTATCGACTCCCATTCTTCCTGATTAAATTCTTCATTATCATAAAATAGAAAGTATGGCTTTTAGAAAAGATACTAAGATAAAAAGTAATTTCTCAAAGATTACGATCGGTCTGGCATCACCCGAAGAGATTCTGGAAAATTCTTATGGTGAGGTGTTGAAACCGGAAACCATCAACTACCGTACCTATAAACCGGAACGTGACGGTCTGTTCTGTGAACGTATCTTCGGTCCGGTAAAGGACTATGAGTGCCATTGTGGTAAGTACAAGCGTATTCGCTACAAGGGTATCGTCTGCGACCGATGCGGTGTGGAAGTAACGGAAAAGAAAGTTCGCCGTGAACGTAGCGGACATATCCAGCTGGTAGTGCCGGTGGCTCACATCTGGTATTTCCGTTCTTTGCCGAATAAGATTGGTTATCTGTTGGGCTTGCCGACCAAGAAACTGGATGCAATTATTTACTACGAACGCTACGTCGTTATTCAGCCGGGTGTGAAGGCTGAAGACGGAGTAAGCAAATACGACTTGTTGTCTGAAGAAGAATATCTGGACATCATGGATACACTTCCAAAGGACAACCAGTATCTGGAAGACAGCGACCCGAACAAGTTCATCGCTAAGATGGGGGCAGAAGCTATCTACGACTTGTTGGTAGGACTGGATTTGGATGCGTTGTCATACGAATTGCGTCACAAAGCAAACAGCGATTCTTCTCAGCAGCGTAAGAACGAGGCTTTGAAACGTTTGCAGGTAGTGGAATCTTTCCGTGCTTCACGTGGCCGCAACAAACCGGAATGGATGATTGTACGTATCGTGCCGGTTATCCCTCCCGAACTTCGTCCGTTGGTTCCACTGGATGGTGGACGTTTCGCCACTTCCGACTTGAACGATTTGTATCGTCGTGTGATTATCCGTAACAATCGTCTGAAACGACTGATTGAAATCAAGGCTCCGGAAGTAATCTTGCGTAATGAGAAACGTATGCTTCAGGAAGCTGTCGATTCATTGTTCGACAACTCTCGTAAGTCGAGTGCAGTGAAGACAGATGCCAACCGTCCGTTGAAATCTTTGTCAGACAGCTTGAAAGGTAAGCAAGGACGTTTCCGTCAGAACCTGTTGGGTAAGCGTGTCGACTATTCAGCCCGTTCCGTAATTGTCGTAGGTCCGGAACTGAAGATGGGTGAATGCGGTATTCCGAAACTGATGGCTGCCGAATTGTACAAGCCGTTCATCATCCGCAAGCTGATTGAACGTGGTATCGTGAAGACCGTGAAATCTGCAAAGAAGATTGTAGACCGCAAGGAACCTGTGATTTGGGATATTCTGGAACACGTAATGAAAGGTCATCCGGTATTGCTGAACCGTGCGCCGACATTGCACCGTCTGGGTATTCAGGCTTTCCAGCCGAAGATGATCGAAGGAAAAGCTATCCAGTTGCACCCGTTGGCTTGTACCGCATTCAACGCCGACTTCGATGGTGACCAGATGGCCGTACACTTGCCGTTGAGCAATGAGGCTGTATTGGAAGCTCAGATGTTGATGTTGCAGTCACACAATATTCTGAACCCGGCCAACGGTGCACCTATCACCGTGCCTGCACAGGATATGGTTCTGGGATTGTATTACATTACCAAACTGCGTAAGGGTGCCAAAGGTGAAGGTTTGATTTTCTACGGACCGGAAGAAGCGATGATTGCTTACAACGAAGGAAAGGTAGATATCCACGCCATCATCAGTGTTGTTGCCAATGACTTGGATGAGAACGGCAACATCGTGAAGAAGATGATCAAGGAAACCTCTGTAGGTCGTGTGATTGTCAACGAGCTGGTTCCAGATGAATGTGGTTATTTGAATACCATCATTTCCAAGAAGTCTTTGCGTGACATCATCAGCAACGTAATCAAGGCTGTGGGTGTGGCTCGTGCTTGTGAATTCCTGGATGGAATCAAGAACTTGGGTTACAAGAAAGCATTCGAAGGTGGTCTGTCATTCAACTTGGGCGATATCATTATCCCGAAGGAGAAAGAGGAACTGGTAAAACGTGGTAACGAAGAAATCGAACAAATCATGATGAACTATAACATGGGTTTCATCACCGATAACGAACGTTACAATCAGGTAATTGATACTTGGACACACGTAAACAGTGACTTGTCAGACATTCTATATAAAACAATTAAGAACGACGACCAGGGATTCAACTCTGTATTCATGATGCTGGATTCCGGAGCCCGTGGTTCTAAGGAACAGATTCGTCAGTTGTCTGGTATGCGTGGTTTGATGGCCAAGCCGCAGAAAGCCGGTGCCGAAGGTGCTCAGATTATTG includes:
- the rplA gene encoding 50S ribosomal protein L1 is translated as MGKLTKNQKLAAEKIEAGKAYSLKEASELVKEITFTKFDASLDIDVRLGVDPRKANQMVRGVVSLPHGTGKQVRVLVLCTPDAEAAAKEAGADYVGLDEYIEKIKGGWTDIDVIITMPSIMGKIGALGRVLGPRGLMPNPKSGTVTMDVAKAVKEVKQGKIDFKVDKSGIVHTSIGKVSFTADQIRENAKEFIATIIKLKPTTAKGTYIKSIYLSSTMSKGIKIDPKSVDEI
- the rplJ gene encoding 50S ribosomal protein L10, with product MRKEDKGVIIGQLADTVKQYGHFYLVDTTAMDAAATSDLRKKCFKAGIKLMVVKNSLLHKALMSLDVDYSPLFDSLKGTTSVMFCETANVPAKLLKEYKDSVPTLKAAYAEEGFYVGADQLEALATIKSKNEVIADIVALLQSPAKNVISALQSGGNTIHGVLQTLAERAE
- the rplL gene encoding 50S ribosomal protein L7/L12, which translates into the protein MADLKAFAEQLVNLTVKEVNELATILKEEYGIEPAAAAVAVAAGPAAAGAAAAEEKTSFDVVLKSAGAAKLQVVKAVKEACGLGLKEAKDLVDGAPSTVKEGLAKDEAESLKKTLEEAGAEVELK
- the rpoB gene encoding DNA-directed RNA polymerase subunit beta, which translates into the protein MSSETQNQRINFASIKNPMQYPDFLEVQLKSFQDFLQLDTPPEKRKNDGLYKVFAENFPIADTRNNFVLEFLDYYIDPPHYTIDDCLERGLTYSVPLKAKLKLYCTDPDHEDFDTVIQDVYLGPIPYMTPKGTFVINGAERVVVSQLHRSPGVFFGQSIHANGTKLYSARIIPFKGSWIEFATDINNVMYAYIDRKKKLPVTTLLRAVGFENDKDILEIFNLAEDVKVNKTNLKKIIGRKLAARVLKTWTEDFVDEDTGEVVSIERNEVVIDRETVIEPEHIDLIIESGVQNILVHNEEANASDYSIIFNTLQKDPSNSEKEAVLYIYRQLRNADPADDASAREVINNLFFSEKRYDLGDVGRYRINKKLNLDTPMDVRVLTKQDIIEIIKYLIELINSKADVDDIDHLSNRRVRTVGEQLSNQFAIGLARMSRTIRERMNVRDNEVFTPIDLINAKTISSVINSFFGTNALSQFMDQTNPLAEITHKRRLSALGPGGLSRDRAGFEVRDVHYTHYGRLCPIETPEGPNIGLISSLCVYAKINELGFIVTPYRKVKDGVVDLSNEGIEYLSAEEEEDKIIAQGNAPLNDDGTFIRDKVKARRDADYPVVTPDQVELMDVAPQQIASIAASLIPFLEHDDANRALMGSNMMRQAVPLLKTEAPIVGTGIEKQLCEDSRTQIAAEGDGVVDFVDATTIRILYDRTEDEEFVSFEPALKEYRIPKFRKTNQSMTIDLRPICNKGQRVKKGDILTEGYSTANGELALGKNLLVAYMPWKGYNYEDAIVLNERVVREDILTSVHVDEYILEVRETKRGMEELTSDIPNVSEEATKDLDENGIVRVGARIEPGDILIGKITPKGESDPSPEEKLLRAIFGDKAGDVKDASLKASPSLRGVVIGKKLYSRVIKTRSEKNADKAILPKLNEEFEEKAAALKTILIDKLLVLTADKVSQGVKDYLGTEVIAKGAKFTKYDLESLDYTVIQLSKWTADAHKNDMIRDLIMNYLKKYKELDAELKRKKFALTIGDELPSGIIQMAKVYIAKKRKIGVGDKMAGRHGNKGIVSRVVRQEDMPFLADGTPVDIVLNPLGVPSRMNIGQIFEAVLGRAGKELGVKFATPIFDGATLEDLDKWTDKAGLPRYCKTYLYDGGTGEQFDQPATVGVTYMLKLGHMVEDKMHARSIGPYSLITQQPLGGKAQFGGQRFGEMEVWAIEAFGAAHVLQEILTIKSDDVVGRSKAYEAIVKGEPMPTPGIPESLNVLLHELRGLCLSITLE
- the rpoC gene encoding DNA-directed RNA polymerase subunit beta', giving the protein MAFRKDTKIKSNFSKITIGLASPEEILENSYGEVLKPETINYRTYKPERDGLFCERIFGPVKDYECHCGKYKRIRYKGIVCDRCGVEVTEKKVRRERSGHIQLVVPVAHIWYFRSLPNKIGYLLGLPTKKLDAIIYYERYVVIQPGVKAEDGVSKYDLLSEEEYLDIMDTLPKDNQYLEDSDPNKFIAKMGAEAIYDLLVGLDLDALSYELRHKANSDSSQQRKNEALKRLQVVESFRASRGRNKPEWMIVRIVPVIPPELRPLVPLDGGRFATSDLNDLYRRVIIRNNRLKRLIEIKAPEVILRNEKRMLQEAVDSLFDNSRKSSAVKTDANRPLKSLSDSLKGKQGRFRQNLLGKRVDYSARSVIVVGPELKMGECGIPKLMAAELYKPFIIRKLIERGIVKTVKSAKKIVDRKEPVIWDILEHVMKGHPVLLNRAPTLHRLGIQAFQPKMIEGKAIQLHPLACTAFNADFDGDQMAVHLPLSNEAVLEAQMLMLQSHNILNPANGAPITVPAQDMVLGLYYITKLRKGAKGEGLIFYGPEEAMIAYNEGKVDIHAIISVVANDLDENGNIVKKMIKETSVGRVIVNELVPDECGYLNTIISKKSLRDIISNVIKAVGVARACEFLDGIKNLGYKKAFEGGLSFNLGDIIIPKEKEELVKRGNEEIEQIMMNYNMGFITDNERYNQVIDTWTHVNSDLSDILYKTIKNDDQGFNSVFMMLDSGARGSKEQIRQLSGMRGLMAKPQKAGAEGAQIIENPILSNFKEGLSVLEYFISTHGARKGLADTALKTADAGYLTRRLVDVSHDVIINEEDCGTLRGLVCTALKNNDEVIATLYERILGRVSVHDIIHPTTGKLIVAAGEEITEDIAEEIENSPIESVEIRSVLTCESKKGVCAKCYGRNLATSRMVQKGEAVGVIAAQSIGEPGTQLTLRTFHAGGIAGNMAANASIVAKNDARLEFEELRTVDAVEETGEPVKIVVGRLAEVRFVDVNTGIVLSTHNVPYGSKLYASDGEVVEKGKLIAKWDPFNAVIVTEAAGKIDFESVIENVTYKVESDEATGLREIIITESKDKNKIPSLHILDENGGIIRTYNLPVGGHVVVEDKQTVKAGDILVKIPRAVGKAGDITGGLPRVTELFEARNPSNPAVVSEIDGEVTMGKIKRGNREIIVTSKTGDVRKYLVALSKQILVQENDYVRAGTPLSDGAITPADILAIKGPTAVQEYIVNEIQDVYRLQGVKINDKHFEIIVRQMMRKVQIDEPGDTRFLEQQVVDRIEFNEENDRIWGKKVVVDAGDSQNLQPGQIVTARKLRDENSMLKRRDLKLVEVRDAVPATSTQILQGITRAALQTSSFMSAASFQETTKVLNEAAINGKVDKLEGMKENVICGHLIPAGTGQREFEKIVVGSKEEYDRILANKKNVLDYSEVE